In Streptomyces sp. NBC_00704, a genomic segment contains:
- a CDS encoding nucleotide pyrophosphohydrolase gives MTEQHLDVAKLQRRLAEFAAARNWQPFHTPKNLVAALSVEASELVEIFQWLTPEESARVMDDPDTAHRVTDEVADVLAYLLQLCEVLGVDPLTALAAKIDRNELRFPAP, from the coding sequence CAACACCTCGATGTGGCGAAACTACAGCGCAGGCTGGCCGAGTTCGCGGCCGCGCGGAACTGGCAGCCCTTCCACACCCCCAAGAACCTCGTCGCCGCGCTCAGCGTGGAGGCGTCCGAACTGGTCGAGATCTTCCAGTGGCTGACGCCGGAGGAGTCCGCGCGCGTGATGGACGACCCGGACACCGCGCACCGGGTCACGGACGAGGTCGCCGACGTCCTCGCCTACCTGCTGCAACTGTGCGAGGTGCTCGGCGTCGACCCGCTGACGGCACTGGCCGCGAAGATCGACCGCAACGAACTCAGGTTCCCGGCGCCCTGA